A genome region from Candidatus Neomarinimicrobiota bacterium includes the following:
- the rpsS gene encoding 30S ribosomal protein S19: protein MARSLKKGPYVDEKILAKIKAMSETGKKKVIKTWARRSTISPEFVGYTFAVHNGMKFIPVYVTENMVGHKLGEFAPTRTYRGHDKKK from the coding sequence ATGGCAAGATCACTGAAAAAAGGTCCTTATGTTGATGAAAAAATTTTGGCGAAAATCAAGGCCATGTCCGAGACCGGCAAGAAAAAGGTTATCAAAACCTGGGCTCGGAGATCCACCATATCGCCGGAATTCGTGGGATATACCTTTGCTGTTCATAACGGGATGAAATTCATTCCGGTTTATGTGACGGAAAATATGGTAGGACATAAGTTAGGCGAATTTGCCCCGACGCGGACATATCGCGGGCATGATAAGAAAAAATAA
- the rplV gene encoding 50S ribosomal protein L22, whose amino-acid sequence MEARAVNKYVHHSTKKIKPMLDLVRGKRVDHALNILHFLPNKAAKIVERTIRSAVSNYIDSDEGSKVNPEELMIREAYVDKGPITRRIQPRSMGRAYLIRKRSSHVTVKVGLPETAETASTKKE is encoded by the coding sequence ATGGAAGCACGCGCAGTAAATAAATATGTACATCACAGTACAAAGAAAATCAAGCCGATGCTGGACCTGGTCCGTGGAAAACGTGTGGACCATGCACTGAATATCCTTCATTTTTTGCCGAATAAAGCGGCCAAAATTGTGGAAAGGACCATTCGTTCGGCAGTGTCCAATTATATCGACTCGGATGAAGGAAGTAAAGTCAACCCTGAAGAGTTGATGATAAGGGAAGCGTATGTGGATAAAGGACCGATCACCCGCAGGATTCAACCCAGATCCATGGGGAGGGCTTATCTTATTCGCAAACGGTCCAGCCACGTGACAGTAAAAGTTGGCCTGCCTGAAACAGCTGAAACGGCATCGACAAAAAAGGAGTAG
- the rpsC gene encoding 30S ribosomal protein S3 translates to MGQKTHPYGFRLGITKSWLSNWFDERNFAGKLSEDLMLRKYISKRLSKGGVSKVEIQRTTKLITITIHTSRPGIVIGAKGKEVDQLREEIRKLTQSDVQVNIVEIKKPELDAYLVGENIAQQLERKVSFRRAIKRAIQSTMRMGAEGIRIQCSGRLGGAEMARVESAREGRVPLHTLRADIDYASVTANTSYGCIGIKVWICNGEVNTI, encoded by the coding sequence TTGGGTCAGAAAACACATCCCTACGGATTCCGTCTTGGTATCACCAAAAGCTGGTTATCCAACTGGTTTGACGAGAGAAATTTTGCCGGAAAACTGTCTGAAGACCTTATGCTTCGGAAGTATATATCCAAAAGACTCTCAAAAGGTGGTGTCTCCAAGGTAGAGATTCAAAGGACAACCAAGCTGATCACCATAACGATTCATACATCCAGACCCGGAATTGTTATCGGCGCCAAGGGAAAAGAAGTCGATCAGCTGAGAGAAGAGATTAGAAAACTCACACAATCCGATGTTCAGGTAAACATTGTTGAGATTAAAAAACCTGAATTGGACGCATATCTGGTGGGCGAAAATATTGCCCAGCAACTTGAAAGAAAAGTCTCTTTCAGACGTGCGATCAAACGTGCAATCCAGAGCACAATGCGCATGGGTGCTGAAGGTATCAGAATTCAGTGTTCAGGACGTTTGGGTGGTGCAGAAATGGCCCGGGTAGAATCTGCCCGTGAAGGACGGGTACCCCTGCACACACTCCGTGCCGATATTGATTATGCATCTGTTACGGCGAATACCAGTTACGGATGTATCGGCATCAAAGTCTGGATTTGCAACGGTGAAGTAAACACAATTTAA
- the rplP gene encoding 50S ribosomal protein L16: protein MLMPRKVKYRRQHRGRRTGFAFRGSEVNYGDYGLKALEASWITSRQIESARVAISRVVRKHGKMWIRIFPHKPVSKKPLETRMGKGKGGPEFWVAVVKPGRIMFEVEGVSEEMAKQAFRLASNKLPIKTKMVSRREIGG, encoded by the coding sequence ATGTTAATGCCTCGTAAGGTAAAATATCGCCGGCAGCACAGAGGACGCAGAACTGGGTTCGCGTTTCGGGGTTCTGAAGTGAACTACGGAGATTACGGTCTGAAAGCCCTTGAAGCATCCTGGATTACCAGTCGCCAGATTGAGTCCGCCCGTGTTGCCATTTCCCGTGTTGTTCGAAAACACGGAAAAATGTGGATTCGGATTTTCCCTCACAAACCCGTGAGCAAGAAACCGCTTGAAACCCGTATGGGGAAGGGAAAAGGCGGACCCGAATTCTGGGTAGCCGTTGTGAAACCCGGTCGAATCATGTTTGAAGTGGAAGGTGTTTCTGAAGAGATGGCAAAACAGGCTTTTCGCCTTGCTTCCAACAAACTTCCCATCAAGACGAAAATGGTTTCACGCCGGGAAATAGGAGGATAA
- the rpmC gene encoding 50S ribosomal protein L29: MSKTELKELTREEAVIKLRDNEEALMNLRFQLTLQQLDNPLQIKKVKKEIAQLKTILREYELGKR, translated from the coding sequence TTGTCTAAAACGGAACTGAAAGAACTCACGCGGGAAGAAGCCGTGATCAAGTTGCGGGATAATGAAGAAGCACTGATGAATTTGCGGTTTCAGCTTACCCTGCAACAACTTGATAATCCTCTGCAGATTAAAAAGGTTAAAAAAGAAATTGCCCAACTGAAGACCATATTGCGTGAATATGAACTGGGTAAGCGCTAA
- the rpsQ gene encoding 30S ribosomal protein S17, with translation MSTKNQKVRIGKVVSDKMDKSVTVLISRKIKHPVYGKYITRSVKFMAHDEKNECRIGDTVRIVETRPLSKRKRWRLVEIIDREPEV, from the coding sequence ATGAGCACTAAAAATCAAAAAGTCCGAATTGGCAAAGTGGTCAGCGATAAGATGGATAAATCCGTGACTGTCCTGATCAGCCGAAAAATCAAACATCCGGTTTACGGAAAGTATATCACACGCAGTGTGAAGTTCATGGCCCATGATGAAAAGAACGAGTGCCGAATCGGCGATACGGTTCGTATCGTTGAAACACGCCCCTTAAGTAAACGTAAAAGATGGCGCCTTGTTGAAATCATAGACCGTGAACCTGAAGTTTAA
- the rplN gene encoding 50S ribosomal protein L14: MIQVESKLRVADNSGAKVVQCIKVLGGTRRRYATVGDVIVVAVKQAIPGGTAKKGDVAQAVIVRTKKEVGRPDGSYIRFDENAAVLINAQGEPIGTRIFGPVARELRERQYMKIVSMAPEVL; the protein is encoded by the coding sequence ATGATACAAGTAGAATCCAAATTGCGGGTTGCCGATAATTCCGGGGCGAAAGTCGTCCAGTGCATTAAAGTCCTGGGCGGAACACGTCGCCGGTATGCAACAGTGGGTGATGTCATTGTTGTCGCTGTGAAGCAGGCGATTCCCGGCGGAACAGCCAAAAAGGGTGATGTAGCCCAGGCGGTCATTGTCCGTACGAAAAAAGAAGTGGGACGCCCGGACGGATCCTATATCCGTTTCGATGAAAATGCCGCAGTACTGATTAACGCCCAGGGTGAACCCATCGGGACCCGAATTTTCGGACCCGTAGCCCGTGAACTGCGTGAAAGACAGTATATGAAAATTGTCTCAATGGCACCCGAAGTATTGTAA
- the rplX gene encoding 50S ribosomal protein L24 yields the protein MHVKKNDTVKVITGKDRGKTGKILKVFPVRNRVIVEGVNLVKRHTRPNQQNPQGGIVEKEAPIHVSNVMLMQDNQATRTGKRILADGSRVRYGKKTGEQVDEGK from the coding sequence GTGCACGTAAAGAAAAATGACACAGTTAAAGTCATTACGGGGAAGGACCGGGGGAAAACCGGGAAAATCCTCAAAGTGTTCCCGGTGCGAAACCGGGTTATCGTTGAGGGTGTGAACCTGGTGAAACGCCACACCCGGCCCAATCAGCAAAATCCTCAGGGCGGTATCGTTGAAAAAGAAGCTCCTATTCATGTATCCAATGTGATGCTGATGCAGGACAATCAGGCGACCCGTACCGGGAAACGGATACTTGCTGACGGATCCCGTGTCCGTTATGGAAAGAAAACGGGCGAACAAGTGGATGAAGGGAAATAA
- the rplE gene encoding 50S ribosomal protein L5 has product MPRLQEMYQKEVIPYLTKTFSYENAMEVPRLDKISVTVGLGNAKEEPAQVENCVKDLEMITGQHAVVTRAKKAISNFKIREGDPVGVRVTLRRAKMYEFLDRLINVTIPRVRDFNGLSDKAFDGFGNYTFGLKEQIIFPEIDYDKVDRVRGMNITITTTAKNDQECYELLKAFGFPFKRRSMQTEG; this is encoded by the coding sequence ATTCCGAGATTACAGGAAATGTACCAAAAAGAGGTGATCCCTTATCTGACGAAAACTTTCAGCTATGAAAATGCCATGGAAGTCCCCCGACTGGATAAAATCAGTGTCACTGTCGGATTGGGGAACGCAAAAGAAGAACCGGCTCAGGTTGAAAATTGCGTCAAAGATCTTGAAATGATTACCGGTCAGCATGCTGTGGTGACACGCGCCAAGAAAGCGATCAGTAATTTCAAGATTCGCGAAGGTGATCCCGTGGGAGTACGGGTAACCCTGAGGCGGGCAAAAATGTATGAATTTCTGGACCGACTGATTAACGTGACAATTCCCCGGGTCCGGGATTTTAACGGATTGTCTGATAAAGCCTTTGACGGATTTGGAAATTATACATTCGGTCTGAAAGAACAGATCATTTTTCCTGAAATTGATTATGACAAGGTGGACCGCGTTCGGGGTATGAATATTACCATAACAACCACGGCCAAAAATGACCAGGAATGTTATGAACTTTTAAAAGCATTCGGTTTCCCGTTTAAACGCCGTTCCATGCAAACAGAAGGATAA
- a CDS encoding type Z 30S ribosomal protein S14 has translation MAKKSMIAKAKRKPKFSTRAYSRCSICGRPKAVYRKFGLCRICFRELALKGEIPGITKASW, from the coding sequence ATGGCAAAAAAATCCATGATAGCAAAAGCCAAGCGCAAACCAAAGTTCTCAACAAGAGCCTATTCCCGCTGCAGTATTTGCGGACGGCCTAAAGCCGTTTACCGTAAATTCGGCCTGTGTCGTATATGTTTTCGCGAACTGGCTTTAAAGGGTGAGATACCCGGAATAACAAAAGCAAGTTGGTAA
- the rpsH gene encoding 30S ribosomal protein S8 — protein sequence MTDPIADFLTRIRNASTAQHRWVEIPASKLKARIALILKTKGYIKDFILVEDGKQGMLRLYLKYQSDGRPVLYGLERVSKPGRRIYVKALEIPRVRNGLGIGILSTSQGVLTDFEAREKGVGGEYLCKIW from the coding sequence ATGACTGATCCAATTGCAGATTTCTTAACACGTATTCGCAATGCATCCACAGCTCAGCACCGGTGGGTTGAAATTCCCGCAAGCAAACTGAAAGCGCGGATTGCATTGATCTTGAAAACAAAAGGTTACATCAAAGATTTCATCCTTGTTGAGGATGGAAAACAGGGGATGCTCCGGCTTTACCTGAAATATCAGAGCGACGGCCGGCCGGTCTTGTACGGACTCGAACGGGTCAGCAAGCCGGGACGGCGGATTTATGTCAAAGCCCTTGAAATTCCCAGAGTCCGGAACGGACTTGGAATTGGAATTCTCTCAACCTCTCAGGGAGTACTTACCGATTTTGAAGCCCGGGAAAAGGGTGTCGGCGGTGAGTATCTTTGTAAAATCTGGTAA
- the rplF gene encoding 50S ribosomal protein L6 — MSRIGKNPIPVPENVKANIADGILSVKGPKGELTLNYHPEMMVALKDNTIVVTRPSDSRTHKSLHGLTRSLIQNMVTGVVEGYSRQLEIQGVGYSVELRGKNLLLTLGYSHQILIEPPEGISFEVGRGNIITVSGIDKQKVGAVAAQIRSFRPPEPYKGKGIRYVGETVHRKAGKTIKK; from the coding sequence ATGTCACGAATCGGTAAAAACCCAATTCCGGTACCTGAAAATGTCAAAGCGAATATCGCTGATGGAATCCTTTCTGTAAAGGGGCCCAAAGGCGAACTGACGCTCAATTATCATCCTGAAATGATGGTAGCACTGAAGGATAATACAATTGTGGTAACCCGCCCGTCTGATTCCAGGACTCACAAGTCCCTTCACGGACTTACTCGTTCTTTGATTCAGAACATGGTTACAGGTGTTGTTGAAGGATATTCAAGACAACTCGAAATCCAGGGTGTGGGTTATTCCGTTGAACTGCGGGGAAAAAACTTACTCTTAACACTGGGATATTCCCATCAGATTTTGATTGAACCTCCGGAAGGGATCTCTTTTGAGGTCGGCCGCGGCAATATCATCACGGTATCCGGCATCGATAAACAAAAAGTAGGGGCCGTGGCTGCCCAGATTCGTTCCTTCCGCCCCCCGGAACCCTATAAAGGTAAGGGGATACGCTATGTGGGCGAAACTGTCCACCGGAAGGCCGGAAAGACGATCAAGAAGTAA
- a CDS encoding 50S ribosomal protein L18, which yields MKKIVNRNEIRYRKKARIRKKVSGTPERPRLVVFRSNRHISAQIIDDINNRVLAHANSCSKENKDKLASKSKTEMSVEIGKQIANLAKKQKIETVVFDRNGYIYHGRVKALAEASREAGLKF from the coding sequence ATGAAAAAAATTGTAAATCGAAATGAAATCCGATACCGGAAAAAGGCACGGATCCGAAAAAAAGTTTCCGGTACACCCGAGCGGCCCAGACTGGTTGTTTTCAGAAGCAACCGACATATCTCCGCTCAGATTATTGACGATATCAATAATCGGGTTTTGGCCCATGCGAATTCCTGCTCCAAAGAGAATAAAGATAAACTCGCATCCAAATCCAAAACAGAAATGAGTGTGGAAATTGGCAAACAAATTGCCAATCTTGCTAAAAAACAAAAAATCGAAACGGTGGTTTTTGACCGGAACGGATACATATATCACGGTCGGGTCAAAGCGTTGGCAGAAGCCAGTCGTGAAGCCGGATTGAAATTCTAA
- the rpsE gene encoding 30S ribosomal protein S5: MKKSINPAELELRDEKVVKINRVAKVITGGRRFRFNAIVVVGDGNGHVGVGLGKANQVIDAINKGREDAKKNIIRVPVLKGTIPYEVIGRYGAARVVLKPASPGTGIIAGGPVRAIMEQVGVHDILAKSIGSANSHNVIKATMNALAELEDPYMVAKRRGITVQEVFN, encoded by the coding sequence TTGAAAAAGTCAATCAATCCTGCTGAGTTGGAATTACGGGACGAGAAGGTCGTCAAGATAAATCGCGTTGCCAAGGTGATTACCGGAGGTCGCCGTTTCCGTTTCAATGCTATTGTGGTTGTCGGGGACGGCAATGGACACGTCGGTGTAGGTCTTGGAAAAGCAAATCAGGTGATCGATGCCATTAATAAAGGACGGGAAGACGCCAAAAAGAATATCATTCGCGTTCCCGTGCTTAAAGGGACTATTCCCTATGAGGTGATCGGTCGCTATGGCGCCGCCCGTGTTGTGTTGAAACCGGCTTCTCCCGGTACGGGAATTATTGCCGGCGGACCGGTCCGTGCGATCATGGAACAAGTAGGAGTCCATGATATCCTGGCCAAATCCATCGGCAGTGCCAACTCTCACAATGTCATCAAAGCAACCATGAATGCCCTTGCAGAACTGGAAGATCCTTATATGGTGGCCAAACGTCGGGGTATAACGGTACAGGAGGTATTTAACTGA
- the rpmD gene encoding 50S ribosomal protein L30, with the protein MAKKKEKKLKVTQIKSTIGYRKRTARTIEAMGLGKLHKTVLLPDNGPTRGMISQVSHLVEVEEVEES; encoded by the coding sequence ATGGCTAAAAAAAAAGAAAAGAAACTTAAGGTAACTCAGATAAAAAGTACTATTGGTTATCGTAAACGGACAGCTCGGACGATTGAAGCCATGGGACTTGGGAAACTTCATAAAACCGTTCTTCTTCCTGATAATGGCCCCACCCGCGGGATGATCTCTCAGGTCTCACATCTGGTTGAAGTCGAGGAGGTTGAAGAATCATGA
- the rplO gene encoding 50S ribosomal protein L15, with the protein MILSTLKPANGSRKNTKRRGRGIGSGNGCTAGRGYNGQKSRSGAKHYSWFEGGQMPLQRRVPKRGFSNDKFRQEFQIVNLKDLNTLETEEINAAVLKANGLVKKEDKPVKILGVGEVDKAFTITVDAFSATAKEKIEKAGGKAIEL; encoded by the coding sequence ATGATTTTATCAACACTGAAACCCGCGAACGGATCCCGCAAAAATACAAAACGCCGCGGGCGTGGCATCGGCTCCGGAAACGGCTGTACGGCCGGACGGGGTTACAACGGACAAAAATCCCGCTCCGGTGCAAAACACTATAGTTGGTTTGAAGGCGGACAGATGCCACTTCAGCGCCGGGTTCCAAAACGGGGATTTTCCAATGATAAATTCCGCCAGGAATTTCAGATTGTGAATCTGAAAGACCTGAATACTCTCGAAACTGAAGAGATTAATGCAGCAGTTCTGAAAGCAAACGGACTGGTGAAAAAGGAAGACAAACCGGTGAAAATACTCGGTGTAGGCGAAGTGGATAAGGCCTTCACCATTACTGTAGATGCTTTTAGTGCCACAGCAAAAGAAAAAATCGAAAAAGCCGGCGGAAAGGCAATAGAATTATGA
- the secY gene encoding preprotein translocase subunit SecY, giving the protein MIQSLKSVFKIHELRQRILFTILILVVYRVGGHIPLPGVDTEALSIAARSFQNTLLGLYDMFAGGAFKKATVFALGIMPYISASIIIQLLGAVFPYFQRLQKEGPEGRKKLTQLTRYGTVAISALQGYGVAIFLQHMNAGTSAQPMLVVPNPGMGFILLTVLTLITGTMFIMWLGEQITDRGIGNGISLIIMVGIMVRFPNVIFKEATLISEGVRSLFAEVILLGLMVLTIGFVILLTQGTRKIPVQYAKRVVGRKIYGGQSTHIPLRVNTAGVMPIIFAQSLMFIPSTIATFMGDAEWIQGAMRIFSINHWFYWLVFGLLIVFFTYFYTAIAFNPTEVADNMKKHGGFVPGIRPGKRTAEYIDNILTRVTLPGSIALAIVAIFPYILMNVMEIDYDLASFFGGTSLLILVGVALDTLQQIESQLITRHYDGFLKSGKLRGRRRF; this is encoded by the coding sequence ATGATCCAGAGTCTGAAATCCGTTTTCAAGATTCACGAATTGCGACAGAGAATTCTGTTCACTATTCTCATTCTGGTTGTCTACCGTGTGGGTGGACATATTCCTCTCCCAGGTGTGGATACAGAAGCCCTCAGTATCGCAGCCCGGAGTTTCCAAAATACACTTCTGGGCCTTTATGATATGTTCGCAGGCGGTGCTTTTAAAAAAGCAACAGTCTTTGCCTTGGGAATTATGCCCTATATCAGTGCGAGCATTATCATTCAGCTTCTCGGAGCTGTCTTTCCCTATTTCCAGAGACTGCAAAAGGAAGGGCCGGAAGGAAGAAAAAAACTTACGCAGTTAACCCGCTATGGCACCGTGGCTATCTCAGCGTTGCAAGGCTACGGCGTGGCCATCTTTCTTCAGCATATGAATGCCGGCACATCGGCTCAGCCTATGCTTGTGGTTCCCAATCCTGGTATGGGGTTTATCCTTTTGACAGTATTAACCCTGATCACCGGAACTATGTTTATTATGTGGCTCGGTGAACAGATAACGGACAGAGGTATCGGAAACGGTATTTCCCTGATCATTATGGTCGGTATTATGGTCCGCTTCCCTAACGTGATTTTCAAGGAAGCCACCCTTATTTCTGAAGGGGTCAGGAGTCTCTTTGCAGAAGTGATCCTCCTGGGGCTCATGGTTCTGACAATCGGTTTTGTTATTCTTCTGACACAGGGGACACGCAAGATTCCTGTTCAGTATGCAAAACGGGTTGTCGGACGGAAAATCTACGGCGGCCAATCAACTCATATTCCCCTCCGGGTGAATACGGCCGGTGTGATGCCGATTATTTTTGCACAATCCCTCATGTTTATTCCAAGCACCATCGCAACTTTTATGGGTGATGCAGAATGGATTCAGGGTGCCATGCGCATCTTTTCCATTAACCACTGGTTTTACTGGTTGGTTTTTGGATTGCTAATTGTCTTCTTCACCTACTTCTATACGGCGATTGCTTTCAATCCCACAGAAGTGGCGGACAATATGAAGAAGCACGGGGGATTTGTTCCCGGTATCCGTCCGGGAAAACGAACGGCAGAATATATTGACAATATTCTCACACGGGTAACATTACCCGGTTCGATTGCTCTGGCCATCGTGGCGATTTTCCCCTATATCCTGATGAATGTTATGGAGATCGATTATGATCTGGCCAGTTTTTTTGGCGGTACGTCTCTGCTGATTCTTGTGGGCGTGGCTCTGGATACGCTTCAGCAAATTGAATCACAACTGATTACTCGCCATTATGACGGTTTTTTGAAATCCGGAAAACTTCGGGGACGGCGCCGTTTTTAA
- the map gene encoding type I methionyl aminopeptidase, which translates to MIRYKSQHEIHIMRKAGKLVHDALVEVSKWIKPGITTAKLDTIAEDFIRSHHGLPGFKGYNGYPATLCVSVNEEVVHGIPGSRILKEGDIVSIDCGTIVEGYYGDHARTFAVGEIPEDWKRLMTVTEECLNIGIRKAVSGNHLLDIGYAIQTHAEGQGFSVIRSLVGHGIGRKLHEEPQVPNYGHSGRGMRLKPGLVIAIEPMINLGTHEVETMRDGWTIVTRDRKASAHFEHTIAVTENEPLILTNG; encoded by the coding sequence ATGATACGCTACAAGTCACAGCATGAAATACATATCATGCGGAAAGCGGGAAAGCTCGTCCATGATGCCCTCGTGGAAGTCTCAAAATGGATCAAACCCGGCATAACAACGGCAAAACTTGATACGATTGCCGAGGATTTTATCCGGTCCCATCACGGGCTCCCCGGTTTTAAAGGGTATAACGGATATCCTGCCACGCTCTGCGTATCTGTCAATGAAGAGGTTGTTCATGGCATTCCCGGTTCGCGTATCCTGAAAGAGGGTGATATAGTCAGTATTGACTGTGGAACCATTGTGGAAGGATACTATGGTGATCACGCACGGACATTTGCCGTGGGTGAGATACCTGAGGATTGGAAACGGCTGATGACCGTCACGGAAGAATGTCTGAATATCGGCATTCGCAAGGCTGTGTCCGGCAATCACTTACTGGATATCGGCTACGCGATTCAGACACATGCAGAAGGGCAAGGTTTTTCGGTGATCCGGTCCCTGGTTGGACACGGAATCGGACGGAAGCTCCATGAAGAGCCCCAGGTTCCAAATTATGGACATTCGGGGCGTGGTATGCGATTAAAACCCGGACTGGTAATCGCGATTGAACCGATGATCAATCTGGGAACTCATGAAGTGGAAACCATGCGGGATGGGTGGACCATCGTCACACGGGACAGGAAAGCTTCGGCTCACTTTGAGCATACCATTGCAGTAACTGAAAATGAACCGCTTATTCTGACAAACGGGTGA
- the infA gene encoding translation initiation factor IF-1, which translates to MAKQNAIRVDGTILETLPNASFRVELENGHEVLAHISGKMRMHFIKILPGDKVTLELSPYDLSRGRIVYRYK; encoded by the coding sequence ATGGCAAAGCAAAATGCTATCAGAGTTGATGGAACTATACTGGAGACTCTGCCCAACGCATCGTTTAGAGTGGAGTTGGAAAATGGACATGAAGTTCTGGCACATATCTCAGGTAAAATGCGTATGCATTTTATCAAAATTTTGCCGGGTGACAAGGTGACTCTGGAACTGTCTCCTTATGATTTGTCCAGAGGCCGTATTGTCTATCGATATAAGTAA
- the rpmJ gene encoding 50S ribosomal protein L36 translates to MKVRASVKKICDKCKIIRRGGVVRVICENKKHKQRQG, encoded by the coding sequence ATGAAAGTTCGCGCATCAGTAAAAAAAATCTGTGACAAGTGTAAAATTATTCGCAGGGGTGGTGTTGTACGTGTCATTTGCGAAAACAAAAAGCACAAACAGAGGCAAGGGTAA
- the rpsM gene encoding 30S ribosomal protein S13 has product MARIAGVDLPRDKKVKVGLSYIYGIGRPVALKILEKAGVDPEIRVQDLTEDQVSSIRQLIADEYKVEGALRTEVTMNIKRLMDIGCYRGLRHRRGLPVRGQNTKNNARTRKGKKRAAVKKKRKT; this is encoded by the coding sequence TTGGCTCGAATTGCAGGCGTAGACTTACCGCGTGATAAAAAAGTCAAAGTGGGTTTGTCTTACATTTATGGTATAGGACGTCCTGTGGCTCTTAAGATCCTGGAAAAAGCAGGGGTTGATCCTGAAATCCGTGTACAGGATCTGACAGAAGATCAGGTCAGTTCTATTCGTCAGCTGATTGCCGACGAGTATAAAGTTGAAGGTGCTTTGCGTACCGAAGTAACGATGAATATTAAACGGTTAATGGATATCGGCTGCTATCGCGGACTCCGGCACCGCCGGGGACTTCCGGTCAGGGGGCAAAATACCAAAAATAATGCCCGGACCCGGAAAGGCAAGAAAAGAGCAGCTGTTAAGAAAAAACGGAAAACATAA
- the rpsK gene encoding 30S ribosomal protein S11, with amino-acid sequence MAKKTQATRKRKRKLRVDPDGIAFIKATYNNTVITLADQYGNAIAWATAGRAGFKGSRKSTPFAAGQAAEIAAKEAMDAGLARVEVRVKGPGGGREMAIRSLAAAGLEVTAIKDVTPIPHNGCRPPKRRRV; translated from the coding sequence TTGGCAAAGAAAACACAAGCAACACGCAAAAGAAAGAGAAAGCTGAGAGTCGATCCTGACGGGATTGCTTTCATCAAAGCTACATATAACAATACGGTGATTACATTAGCCGATCAGTATGGGAATGCTATTGCCTGGGCTACTGCCGGACGCGCCGGTTTTAAAGGATCCAGGAAAAGTACCCCCTTTGCTGCCGGACAGGCCGCTGAAATTGCAGCAAAAGAAGCCATGGATGCGGGTCTCGCCCGCGTGGAAGTACGCGTGAAAGGTCCTGGCGGAGGAAGAGAAATGGCTATCAGGTCTCTGGCTGCAGCCGGACTGGAAGTAACCGCAATTAAGGACGTAACACCCATTCCTCACAATGGATGCCGTCCGCCGAAACGTCGAAGAGTTTAG